In Anabas testudineus chromosome 12, fAnaTes1.2, whole genome shotgun sequence, the genomic stretch GGTGCCACGTGATAATTATTTACTCTGTCTGCTCTTTAGTTATGTTGTATTGAACTTTTTCTAAATTACAAATGCCAGTCACATCTCCATCTACTTGCTACTCTGCATTAGCATTTTTATGAAACCTTCTGTACAGGGAAGGCACAACAAGTGACGGCACTAAGTGAATGAAATGGatttatgaaatgaaatgttccCCAGATGATGTATACTAATAACTTATACTAATAGTAATCCCCTAATGTTCATCTAGAACCATCATATGGTCGATATTTTTGAGTATGTGTTGCACAGAAATGTTCAAATTCTACACACAACAACAGGTAGAAATAAAACGTTTCCATCCTTAAGGATGAAAACTGGATACCAAGACTGTAAAGGAGCCAAAGGTTATAACAACCCACACTCAGTAAATGTGGCGTATCAAGTATATAGTTTTGTTCCTCAGTGTCCAGCTGTTTCCTGAGGCTCTTATCTGTAGTAAAAGCCACAGATAATCAATGTTTAAATCTGTCTGATAGTATCCTGTTACTGTTACCTCATTGAACACATGATATCCATAGGGGATTAGTTCTTTCTCATTGGAGGAGTTTGTATAGCTTCAGAATATTCATGTAGAAATCACATTGTTCCATGATGAGAATTGATAAGTAAGTTACATTTGGACATTAAAACGTAACATGAAATTCTTATAAAATGGCTCCCAGAAGACAAATATCAAAGTTCTACCTGATTTGAATCAGCCTCGTCTTTCAACACTTCAACACTTTCAGTCTTGGTTGACATGTTAGATTAGCTTGTTCTGTCTTCAAGTATGAAGATTGTGTGCTTCGTGTCCTTTTTGTAATCATGTAGGTCTGAAAATAACTCTCCTGTAGATTTCAGTTTACAGAACTTTATTGCTCTACTTTCAGATCAAGACCCCTTTGTAATAAAGTTATCCTTTGTCTCACAGACTGGCCGTATAGACAAGGCCTACCCTACAGTGTGCGGTCACACGGCCCCAGTGTTGGACATTGACTGGTGTCCCCATAATGATCTTATTATTGCAAGTGGCTCGGAGGACTGCACAGTCATGGTAAGGAccaatttttttctgtttgtgctaTTTAGAGCATCAATTCTGACTACTTTGTTACACGTCTGATTTCACATCTTGGTATTAATCTGATCCTAATCATAATTTTCTGCctagtacagtatgtaactttatTTCCTATTGTTTTTCAGGTTTGGCAGATCCCTGAGAATGGGTTGGAGACTTCCCTTTCAGAGCCTGTGGTTGTGTTAGAGGGTCATTCTAAGAGGGTTGGCATTGTGTCTTGGCATCCAACTGCTCGCAATGTTCTCCTCAGTGCAGGTAACCTTTGGTAGCAGTATATGATACCCCCTCCACCTTTAAGCTGAAATAATACTGTCTTAGTGACTTGTCTACTATTTGTCCACTATGTACAGCTGAAGTCCAAATCGGATTGTCGCGTTGCTTTGTGTGATGTAAAGCTCTGAAAATAGACTGCGACacataggtgtgtgtgtgtgtgatgtttgtcCATTTTAGGGTGTGACAACCAGATCATCATCTGGAATGTGGGCACAGGAGAGGCTATGATCAACCTGGAGGACATGCACCCTGATGTCATCTTTAGTGTCAGCTGGAGCCGCAATGGCAGCCTACTCTGCACGGCCTGTAAGGACAAGAAGGTCCGCGTCATTGATCCCCGTAAGAAAAAGATTGTGGCGGTAAGTGAAACACTGAGGGGATTTGGGAGCGCTATGCGTGACACGTGGAATAATGTTTCGTAGAATCACTCACCACACTGTGGACTCAAAGCCCACAAACATGGCTGCTTAATCTGACAGGTATTTTTATGTCTATTTCCAGGAGAAGGACAAAGCCCATGAGGGAGCTCGACCAATGAGAGCAATCTTTTTAGCAGACGGAAACATTTTCACCACTGGATTCAGCCGCATGAGCGAGCGTCAGCTTGCACTGTGGAAAAGTGTATGTCATTGCAGTGAATCTAATTCAATCCTTCACTCTTGACGCTGCTGTCTGTAACAGCTGGagcttttaaaatatgttgaacCTTTATACAGCTGCCCATGAAATATGTCAAAATCCTCTGCTCATAAGTTTGTTCTTGTGTAAGAAACTTTGGTTCTTTCATTTGGGGTATTTGTAGCTATAACACCTGAGCTCCAGCAGGGGGcggtaaataaaaagagaaagagctgtGTTTCTGAATAACAAGATTAATCTGTATTTAGcattgattttaatttgaattattgaattattttcatGCTGTGATTCGTTTCTGTTTATTGTGCGTGATAGCTAGACCTGCAGTGATCCCACAGGCAGCtcaataaatgcattttaaccATTTTCTGTTTACAGGACAACATGGATGAGCCTATATGTGTTCAAGAGATGGACTCCAGTAATGGAGTCCTGCTGCCTTTCTATGACCCTGACACTAATATAGTTTACCTGTGTGGAAAGGTGAGAAGCCACGGAGTAAACACattcctgtgttttcttcagtCTTAATGATTAGATTCACAAACTCACTTTtagctgtgactgtgtttcCTCAGGGTGACAGCAGCATTCGGTATTTTGAAATCACAGACGAGGCACCATTTGTTCACTACCTCAACACCTTTTCTACCAAGGAGCCCCAGAGGGGCATGGGATATATGCCCAAGAGAGGCCTGGATgtcaacaaatgtgaaatagCAAGGTACAAGCCAGATTTTTGGTTTCGTTAATCTCTGCTCATGTGGATTCTGGAGCTAATTCTCTTTAATGTtcatcatttttaataataaccaAAATATGTTGAAGGATAAGGCTGGTcactttctttattattataatataatatatataattttcatTACAATTCCCATAcaaaggaatgtgtgtgtgtgtgtgtgtgtgtgtgtgtgtgtgtgtgtattttttattaatttaaataaagaaatgcactAAATTGCTATTGTATTCCTTTATGATAAATATAAGTTGAAATTAAACGTAACAACTCTTGTTGTTGTCTCCATAGGTTTTACAAATTAcatgagagaaaatgtgagcCAATTATAATGACCGTTCCACGTAAGGTAAATCTGTTtagttataataaatatatgcTGGTGTTTCATTGCTTGTCTATAGGTTGGATTCTTTCCTTCATCCACGCCTTTATGAATTTTTCACCCTCCTGATTCTTTATGATGTTTCCTGTGTCCTGTCCCTTCTCTCTGTCCGCCCAGTCGGATCTGTTCCAGGACGACCTGTACCCAGACACAGCCGGGCCTGATCCTGCTCTGGAGGCAGACGAGTGGTTTAACGGAAAGAACGGAGGCCCCATCCTGATCTCACTCAAAGATGGCTACGTCTCCACAAAGAATCGCGATCTGAAAGTGGTCAAAACGAATGTCCTGGAGACCAAGCCGGCCACAAAAGCAGAGAACATCTCAACTGTCCAGAAGCATGTTTCTCCCCAGCCCTCGGTGGTGAGTgttagaagaaaagaaaaatacctGCAGAGTTTCACTTTTACTGCACAGTAACTATGATGGCTGGAACCATTTGAAACGTTATGGAACATACTTTGGCCACAATTCAGTGGAACAACAAGCGTTAACAGCTACAGGGCTTCAAGCTAACTTTGATTCTGTCTCTGTTCAGAAAATGGAAGATAAACTGGAAGAGGTACTCCGAGAGTTCAAGTCACTCAGGGACCGTGTCATCCTTCAAGATCGCCGAATTGCCAGACTGGAAGAGCAGGTTGCCAAGGTTGCCATGTAAGACGTGGGTCCTTCACAGGATCGTCCGTGATTTTAGAGAGAATCAAATGGACGTGTGTGAGCCATGGCCAAACTTTCAAGATTCGGCTTCATTCAGCTTGGCATTACCTCTGTGATGAAACCAAGCGCACATTCCAAgatgaacttttatttttcctcatcaAACTCAGTTTCACACTtcaccctgacacacacacacagagaaaagaaaaaaaaaactctcgCAACCCATGTAAACATATGAAGAAAAGACGTTTTTGTTGAGCGAAAAGTCttaatttttattgttttcaaaatgtggTCAAACATTCTTATGTGAAGTTTGTACTTACTAATCAAAAACTGTATGTAGCATCAGTATTTccattgttctttttgtgttgCCAAATATGAATTGTGTGCTGCTTCATGCGctgcttttacatttgttttctttcctgttgtaCATTCCAGTCACAACTtggtagaattttttttaaacaatagctgttgaactttttctttcttcccacAAGTTTGCTCACTGTTAACCATCAGATTTCTGAATGTGGAAGAATTCCTTCgaaacatttttttcctgttcttctgGGCTTGAAATTTACCATTGGGCTTTATTGGGGAGGGGGGCTGCATCTCTCTGGTGTACAACATTGTGCAAATGTGGTGGTGCCTCTTGACACTGTTAACAGTCTGAAGTCGCCCTCTCCAGTGCATATTTTGGTGTTGAGAAGGGACCACTCACCCAGCTTGTGTTACACCGAACCCCTTGGCAAACTGTTCTGTGGACATAATAAAGAttttacacatgaaaacatttattttacctctttttttctggcttctatctctgtgtgtgtcacagtcaATTTCCCTTCTGCCATCAGATATGGATTTGAATGCTGAGCTAGTCACACAGtagaacacatacagtatgttttatggATCTAAATACTTCTTCCTCTGGTGCTGAGACACTATGTGTTGTGATTATTGTGGATGGGAATAAAAGAAAGTGGTGCTTGTTGCACATTAAGATCAAATATGAATCTACAGCTGCACCAAACCGTGAGTTTCATTACTCATCAATCTGTACACCCCCTCAAATCTATTATTTATACTTTTGTAGAAAGCTACCAGCTTTCCTGCAAATGGGCTTTGTCTACACTGTTTTCTAGACTAGTCAGTAGTTTTTATTAGtgaataaaatctgttttctaAATTCTAACTTAGTAAGGCAAGACCAAACTCAGGTCCTAATGatagaagacaaagaaaaccgGCAGATGTTCACATTAACCTGGAACCAGTAAATGTGGTTGATATTAACTTTCAGCATAATAtacatattatacatattatacattttgtacattataCATAAATGTTCTTTTGAGCTACATGTACTAAAGGCTTCAGGTCTCACTGATCCCTCCCTCCAAACTCCCTagtttgcttttgcttttcttgcctGATGGTGGAGCTAAGTCAGCAGAAATCAGACCATTAAAATGTTGATCGAATCATTTTTGGCCCCTCTGCTGTGATAAAGGAGCATTTGTAATGACGTAgttgtttgaaatatttgttctatttttacACTCCTCGCATTTTAAGCTATTTTGTAATGCTGGGAAATACTGATGACTTCTAATAGAGTGattatttcttttgtctttttaatggtaattttttacttttgtagttgttttatgtatttaatggCTCATTAGGTAATGCATGTCTTatactgtgtacatgttttCAAGACACAGTATGAATGCATTCATTCTCGAATTCCACGTCACATTTCAAGGTCCAAAACACATGGTGCTTTCCCTAAAACGTGCACTATAAACACTAAAGAGGCACTTCCCAAAAATAAATCATTGCAAATATAAGTTGACTCGAgcaacatctgtgtgtgagtggagtTTCTCAACATGTATTagctgtctgttttgtttttgtttttcacatcatgGCAACAATCAAACCACGTCTGTTTTTGAGTGATGCATAAAGGAAATTACATTTCCGCACATTCGTACTTCCCCACAGACCACATGTCACACTCCAGGCTCTTTGACTGCTCGTCCTTGTCTAATGTCCTCCTGTAGCTGATCCTCTGTCACTGCATTTAACTGTCCGAGACCTGAAGTTCCACCTGACGTACAGCTTTACATCTATAGATCAAACTGAGAATTAGCCTTACCTAAAGTACTCATAGTAGGGCGTTAAGGGCAGACATgcttcacacagcagcatcgCTCCATCAGTAAGGTAAGACACTTGATCTAAAAGCTTCGGAGACATTTAACTTCCTCACTGATGCAAACTAAAGCCGTGGGGTTTCGAAGGAAGTGTCTGTACCTTACTTATCTGAAAGTGGTTTCacatcaacaacagcaacaacatgtttAGCTTTTGTGTTGCTTCATTATTGAAAGAGAACATGtgaacatttcctgtttcttctACCAGACAGTGCAACAGGCAGCATGTCAGCACTCCAGAGACGAGTCTCCACTGAGGCAGAAATGAGCTGAAGTTCAGTTATTTGTAACCTCACATCTTGTCCAGCTGTAAGGTAAGACACTGACAGGTGTCTCCGCAggcacatttcaaacatttgtcCTGTTTAAAAGTTCTCAGTTTTGTGATCAACTGTTTCCTTTTGGTGAGATGTCTTTGCTACATTGCAACACTTATCTTGGTTTGTCTTGGTTTCTTACTTCCTATGTTAAATTCTTGGTTGTATTCTTGAAGAGCAACATGTCGAAAGTTACAGAAAATCTCATTTTGAATCCtgaactgtaaaaaacattCTACAGGTATGTACTGTTCAGCTATTGAGAAGGTTTCAGGTTTAAATGCATTAGTTCTGTCGCAATGGGTGCGGTGAAAAACGCATGACTGTGTCATTATGAGATGTCACAGACATATGACGCTGCtgtgtttgtcgtgtgtttatttaaatattatatttacaacCGTTTAATCACTTTCTTTAACATTAACCTCTGTTTGAATTTGTATCATTTTTCTATCATTTCAGATCTTAAACCACAAAGCTCCTCACCATGAACAAGTATCTCAGCCTGTCTCTGCTTTGGGGAAtatctgttttgttgtgtatgGAGACTAAGAGTGCGTCCATCCCGGAAACAAGCAGCAGCAACTCGACTTCTGAGCCAAACCAGACAACCACACAGGCGAGCACTTCACAAGTTCTTcataatgaaactgaaacacagcaTACAACACAACATCCAACTAATAATCCTGTCGCAACAAGTGCTGTCGCAACAGACACCAGGGTGTCGCCCACAGTGGAAACTCAGGAGGCAAATGTGAGTGGCAAAAAGGATGACTCAAACGTCACCACGCCTGGTTTGGATGTCagcaaaactgcagcagcaactgCGAGCAGCCTGCCTCATGTGCTCACATCTACAAGTGAAGCACCGTCCTCCCACAATACAATGATGAAATCAACAGGTGAAGCGACAGAGGTTCCACAGCCCCCCACCACGTCTACTGAAAAGACTGcaccagcaacagcaacagcgtCATCAGCGTCTCCTGCAGCACCTTCTGCAGCACCTTCTGCAGCGTCTCCTGCAGCGTCTTCTGCAGCGTCTTCTGCAACAGCAGCTTTGTCTTCACCACAGCCCACGTCCACCACTGAGCCTGAAGCTACGTCCAGGTTATCTTCATCCACCTCCACTGACTATTTGACTTCACTCTTCAACCACACTCTCAGCACTCCTTCAGCTTCTACTACggccacaaacacaacaaaccacaCCTCTGAGGCCGCAACTGTGTTTAACTCCACCTCCTTACCTGTGACAGCGACTGAAAAAGCCACCACCAGCACTGAGCATTCATCTACATCTCAGCCCATCTCTGACACCCGAACCCACACGTCAGCATCAAAGTTTCTTGACAGGACACAGTTGAGCCCCACCACTGAGTCTCCCTCTGTGTCACTTTCAACTGATTCTGCCATCTCCACCTCCATCTTCTCCACCAGTCCAGCAGGGCCTGTGATCTATCCCAAGAGGTTGCCTGTTGCAACAACTAAATCCACTACCACGACTGCAGAAGCACCTACTAAGGCCCCCAAAAGGTCAACCACCACTGAGTGCCAGCCCTGCTCCACCCTGGGTGTGGTGAAGCAGTGCCTCATCATTATCGCCTCCCTGGCTGGTTTGGCCACCATCTTCATGGTTTCTACCATTGTCCTCTGCGTCAAATTGTCAGGCAAGAAGTACAAAGTAAACAAACGCCAGCAGGGGACTGAGATGATGTGCATCTCTTCCCTGATGCCTGAGAGGAATTATTCGTATACAAGGCAACGTAATCCAATTTCCAATGGAGTCCTAGTGATCCCCACTGGTGGAGACAGCGACGAGGAAGGAGGGGATAACCTCACCCTCAGCAGCTTCCTTCCAGAAAATGACCGTTTTGTTTAGATGGATTCATTATTTCCGACACCTCGGGACTGGATTGATGTGTTTGATGCTCGAATAAAGTCATGTTTCCTCTTCAAGGTTGGTGGTTTAGCATCGGTGTGCGCGCTATTCCTGTGCAGGAAGagacacacaaaaccacaaagacacacacacaacgaaaaacaaatgaaccgagaaataaaaagttattttttcacattcatgCACCAGAAACCATGTGTGACCTTTGAAGAGCTCAGGTATCAAATGTATATTGCAAGGAAGAATAAATTATGAGTACTTTTATACTTACTGTCCAATGAAACCAGGATGAGGAGCATGAATAAAGTCTTTTCTTAAACATCCTGAGCTGAGACCAGTGGTATTTCACTTAGTAACAGGAGACAGGAAGGCTTATTTTATCAAGGGACTGCTGTTCTTCACACACTGTTCAGTTCACAACTGCTACCCTGGTTGCTGTGAGGCTTAATTGTACAGAATGGGTATTTTATTAGGAGTTAAacattttgtgatgtgtttgtgtaggtttcTACATggatataatttattatatgtttgtcttttttttttttcttcttactttTACTGGCTCGCTGCAATTTTACTAGAAATAAAGTGACAGAGACAACTTTCAGAAACATCTAGTTTTGTTAGTGCTGCTAAGTTTGAAAGAAAGGCTGCACTTAAACCCACAAGATTTAtccaaaaggttttttttccaGGAAATTATTAGGAAACTATTGAACATCTGTAAAGTGTTTCACAAATGCATTCACATGATCGGAGTAATTCAGGAAACTTTGGTGCCAACAGTGTTCAAAAAAAGAGCTCaggtgacaaaaacaacaagacaaaacagCTGTATTTCTTCTATGTCCTGTAAAATGTGCCATTTCTGTTCCATGTCctaaacagtgaaaataaaactagGCACTTGTGTGAACGCCGTCAGTTCCTTTATTCACGAGAGACTACACAAAAGGGTATTTCTATCCTGGAATTGATTTCATATTCACTTCCCTTCCTGTTCAAAGAACACAGAGCCCTACATGCTTATTAAGGCCAAAACGCTAcatgcttttttcttcttcctgttttttttttttttgttttttttaattttcatgtttTGCAGCTGAGACACTGGCGACTATCAACAGATCAGAGACAAATGTAAACCTGGAGGATGCAGGACCTCATCCCATGCTTCTAATGACCATATAAAGCTAGACTTGTCTTGACTGATCACAAACACAGTAGACCTGCCaaaaatgcattcacacacacacacacacacacacacacacacacacacacacacacacacacacacacacagtgacttgCAAGCTGAGTCATATGCAGTCACACTCGCTCCCTAAAGTGGTCACACTCCTCGTGTGTGTTTAATTGCTTTCCTCTTGTTTCTAACACACTCCAGTGTGTGACCTCGTTCCCTCGCCTCTCCTGGTTGTTAGGTTAGCCCACACAGGAAACATTAACCTCTTCCTGCATTAGCTGGTCACTCGTACAAGCTGCTCTCTGACTCCTTTTTCACCCCAAGAGGTGTGCTGCTAGTCATCACTGTCAGAGGCTGAGGGGTCAAAAAAAAGGCCAGACTGTCAATCAGACACTCTCTTCATATTTTACATAAGTACCTCATCATTATATTTGAAGATGGTCTTTTATagtacagtttttatatttattatagtgtttatttttgttgtcttGGTTTTGAGCATCCAGATAGCCACACAGGAGAGTGCAGGAGAGGCCCCTGCCCCCACAGCACTCTGTAAACTCCTACCTAACAAGAACAATCTGTGTGCAGGCTGCAGACTTTCTCTGGGAGACTGAAGGGGGAGGAGAACAGTGGAAAGGCAAGAGGAGGGATTTATCCTTATGGTTaacaacatcttttttttttttctacactatCCAGACAGACCTCCAGCTTGAAATCCGAAACTGCAGAAGTGGCGTTGTTCTCGGAGCATTTGCCACTTTTTGCCCTGTTCTCTCTCGTCTCTCACTTCACGTTTTCAACTCTGGTTTCACTCTGAGGCGTTTCCAACAGAGACACTTCTCCTGCTACCGTGGATGGTGAGTAAAATGTtgaagtattttgttttttttctggcattTGGTGTT encodes the following:
- the coro1cb gene encoding coronin-1C-A isoform X3, coding for MLRRVVRQSKFRHVFGQAVRNDQCYDDIRVSRVTWDSSFCAVNPKFVAIIIEASGGGAFFVLPLQKTGRIDKAYPTVCGHTAPVLDIDWCPHNDLIIASGSEDCTVMVWQIPENGLETSLSEPVVVLEGHSKRVGIVSWHPTARNVLLSAGCDNQIIIWNVGTGEAMINLEDMHPDVIFSVSWSRNGSLLCTACKDKKVRVIDPRKKKIVAEKDKAHEGARPMRAIFLADGNIFTTGFSRMSERQLALWKSDNMDEPICVQEMDSSNGVLLPFYDPDTNIVYLCGKGDSSIRYFEITDEAPFVHYLNTFSTKEPQRGMGYMPKRGLDVNKCEIARFYKLHERKCEPIIMTVPRKSDLFQDDLYPDTAGPDPALEADEWFNGKNGGPILISLKDGYVSTKNRDLKVVKTNVLETKPATKAENISTVQKHVSPQPSVKMEDKLEEVLREFKSLRDRVILQDRRIARLEEQVAKVAM
- the coro1cb gene encoding coronin-1C-A isoform X2 — its product is MLYFPDMLRRVVRQSKFRHVFGQAVRNDQCYDDIRVSRVTWDSSFCAVNPKFVAIIIEASGGGAFFVLPLQKTGRIDKAYPTVCGHTAPVLDIDWCPHNDLIIASGSEDCTVMVWQIPENGLETSLSEPVVVLEGHSKRVGIVSWHPTARNVLLSAGCDNQIIIWNVGTGEAMINLEDMHPDVIFSVSWSRNGSLLCTACKDKKVRVIDPRKKKIVAEKDKAHEGARPMRAIFLADGNIFTTGFSRMSERQLALWKSDNMDEPICVQEMDSSNGVLLPFYDPDTNIVYLCGKGDSSIRYFEITDEAPFVHYLNTFSTKEPQRGMGYMPKRGLDVNKCEIARFYKLHERKCEPIIMTVPRKSDLFQDDLYPDTAGPDPALEADEWFNGKNGGPILISLKDGYVSTKNRDLKVVKTNVLETKPATKAENISTVQKHVSPQPSVKMEDKLEEVLREFKSLRDRVILQDRRIARLEEQVAKVAM
- the coro1cb gene encoding coronin-1C-A isoform X1; translated protein: MCVLWDERGTYTVPTNTRRLSFGLNPWEHFSLKHMDDRYGDMIDFDYCGRIAKLSPDEELQNLDMLQRRVFLERRPRFKSSPPPVANKTSTPFASTETVHAPEVTSDKETMKPACAGKREIYPEPLSERVSPQVDHAKYGNRKDVTYHRRVRDAGNASEVGSYKPVAEIVKQTNQMQKHQDRAKSEGAKVQMTEQSPSVKVSQMKNTFDAPKKSKERPQDVQLAPKKDMLRRVVRQSKFRHVFGQAVRNDQCYDDIRVSRVTWDSSFCAVNPKFVAIIIEASGGGAFFVLPLQKTGRIDKAYPTVCGHTAPVLDIDWCPHNDLIIASGSEDCTVMVWQIPENGLETSLSEPVVVLEGHSKRVGIVSWHPTARNVLLSAGCDNQIIIWNVGTGEAMINLEDMHPDVIFSVSWSRNGSLLCTACKDKKVRVIDPRKKKIVAEKDKAHEGARPMRAIFLADGNIFTTGFSRMSERQLALWKSDNMDEPICVQEMDSSNGVLLPFYDPDTNIVYLCGKGDSSIRYFEITDEAPFVHYLNTFSTKEPQRGMGYMPKRGLDVNKCEIARFYKLHERKCEPIIMTVPRKSDLFQDDLYPDTAGPDPALEADEWFNGKNGGPILISLKDGYVSTKNRDLKVVKTNVLETKPATKAENISTVQKHVSPQPSVKMEDKLEEVLREFKSLRDRVILQDRRIARLEEQVAKVAM
- the selplg gene encoding P-selectin glycoprotein ligand 1, yielding MNKYLSLSLLWGISVLLCMETKSASIPETSSSNSTSEPNQTTTQASTSQVLHNETETQHTTQHPTNNPVATSAVATDTRVSPTVETQEANVSGKKDDSNVTTPGLDVSKTAAATASSLPHVLTSTSEAPSSHNTMMKSTGEATEVPQPPTTSTEKTAPATATASSASPAAPSAAPSAASPAASSAASSATAALSSPQPTSTTEPEATSRLSSSTSTDYLTSLFNHTLSTPSASTTATNTTNHTSEAATVFNSTSLPVTATEKATTSTEHSSTSQPISDTRTHTSASKFLDRTQLSPTTESPSVSLSTDSAISTSIFSTSPAGPVIYPKRLPVATTKSTTTTAEAPTKAPKRSTTTECQPCSTLGVVKQCLIIIASLAGLATIFMVSTIVLCVKLSGKKYKVNKRQQGTEMMCISSLMPERNYSYTRQRNPISNGVLVIPTGGDSDEEGGDNLTLSSFLPENDRFV